In a genomic window of Cytobacillus sp. FSL H8-0458:
- the rpmG gene encoding 50S ribosomal protein L33 — MRVNITLACTETGDRNYITTKNKRNNPDRIELMKYSPRLKKRTLHRETK, encoded by the coding sequence ATGAGAGTTAACATCACACTTGCTTGTACAGAAACCGGGGACAGAAATTATATTACCACCAAAAACAAACGGAACAACCCTGATAGGATTGAATTAATGAAGTATTCACCACGTTTAAAAAAACGTACTTTGCACCGTGAGACTAAGTAA
- a CDS encoding sigma 54-interacting transcriptional regulator: MLGQYIRIKSFASEEYLPPLIEDALIVYSSYLIHDEVKHVIAPSCEVITAHRTVNYQYIDYLFEIPNDTNVLFVNDFPQSTIDSIETLNRLGISHLRYIPYSPGGEVPDSIEIAVTPGEMDLIPSSISKKLNLGVRLIDIHTIMTIIDYFELPEALRINITDKYTGKIIELSKKLSSLKQEAVKLNQYLKRVVDGVNDGILAFDRSGSISVFNKELEKMIGISPEYAFKKKIGQVFRNSELLEFLLNDESGDQEAFTVRQTNLLVHRFPMKNDNTIVATFKNMDETIEMERRVKLELQKKGFVSKYTFQSILGESPILQETIRIARKLSLSDLPILIQGESGTGKELFAGAIHSESCRRNAPFLGINCNALPEELLESELFGYEDGAFTGARKGGKKGLFEQADQGTLFLDEIGDISMKLQARLLRVLEEWEIRRIGGNKIIPINVRIIAATNRNLKTMIDEGKFREDLYHRLKVLSLSLPSLRQRRKDIPILIKSFIRQSHKPGADITEETLELLSKMEWKGNIRELKNVVQYMLAVSEHNELTASDLPADLSPANAPLIPGTLSNLKDEHHFLLKYIAELNKSGMPASRKKLSSLTRNTNSPLTEQQVRLRLKELEQLGYVMIRQGRSGTHITEKGLETMV, from the coding sequence ATGCTTGGACAGTACATCCGAATAAAAAGCTTTGCTTCAGAAGAATACTTGCCTCCACTCATAGAAGATGCCTTAATCGTGTATTCTTCTTACCTGATTCATGATGAAGTAAAGCATGTTATTGCTCCTTCCTGTGAAGTGATCACTGCTCACAGAACCGTAAATTATCAATATATCGATTACCTTTTTGAAATACCAAATGACACAAATGTCCTTTTTGTAAATGACTTTCCACAGAGCACCATAGACTCTATTGAAACCCTGAACAGACTCGGAATCAGCCATCTCCGATATATTCCCTATTCACCAGGCGGAGAAGTTCCAGATTCAATTGAGATTGCCGTTACTCCAGGAGAAATGGATCTAATCCCTTCTTCTATCTCAAAGAAACTTAATCTCGGTGTACGGCTTATTGATATCCACACGATTATGACTATTATAGATTATTTTGAACTGCCGGAAGCTCTCAGAATAAATATCACCGATAAATACACCGGAAAAATAATAGAACTGAGCAAGAAACTATCATCTTTGAAACAGGAAGCAGTTAAACTCAATCAATATTTAAAAAGGGTCGTGGATGGAGTAAATGATGGGATTTTGGCATTTGACAGATCCGGTTCGATTTCAGTCTTCAACAAAGAGCTTGAGAAAATGATAGGAATATCACCTGAATATGCGTTTAAAAAGAAAATCGGCCAGGTATTCAGAAACAGCGAACTTCTGGAATTTTTATTAAATGATGAATCAGGCGATCAGGAAGCTTTTACGGTTAGACAAACAAACTTGCTGGTGCACCGCTTTCCAATGAAGAATGATAACACGATTGTTGCCACATTCAAAAATATGGATGAAACGATCGAAATGGAAAGAAGGGTTAAACTGGAGCTTCAAAAAAAAGGGTTTGTTTCCAAATATACTTTCCAGAGCATTTTGGGTGAGAGCCCTATCCTTCAGGAAACCATTCGGATTGCCAGGAAACTTTCATTATCCGACCTTCCTATCTTGATTCAGGGGGAAAGCGGCACGGGAAAAGAACTGTTCGCCGGAGCCATCCATTCGGAATCATGCAGGAGAAATGCACCTTTTTTAGGGATTAACTGCAACGCTCTTCCTGAAGAATTGCTTGAAAGTGAATTATTCGGATATGAGGATGGGGCGTTCACCGGGGCACGAAAAGGCGGAAAAAAAGGACTGTTTGAGCAGGCTGACCAAGGGACTTTATTTTTGGATGAGATTGGGGATATCAGCATGAAACTGCAGGCCAGACTATTGCGAGTTCTCGAAGAATGGGAAATCCGCAGAATAGGAGGAAATAAGATTATTCCTATTAATGTCAGAATCATTGCGGCGACGAACCGGAACTTAAAGACTATGATCGATGAAGGAAAATTCCGTGAAGATCTATACCATCGTTTAAAAGTTCTGTCCTTGTCCCTTCCTTCTTTAAGGCAGAGACGAAAAGATATTCCAATTTTAATAAAATCCTTCATAAGACAGAGCCACAAACCTGGTGCTGACATAACAGAGGAAACTTTAGAGCTATTGTCAAAGATGGAATGGAAGGGAAATATTAGAGAATTGAAGAATGTTGTTCAGTACATGCTGGCGGTATCGGAGCATAATGAGCTGACAGCTTCAGATTTACCTGCAGACCTATCTCCGGCAAATGCTCCTTTGATTCCGGGGACCCTCTCAAACTTAAAAGACGAGCATCATTTTTTACTGAAATACATTGCCGAACTAAATAAAAGCGGAATGCCAGCAAGCAGAAAAAAACTGTCATCTCTAACCCGGAACACAAATTCGCCCCTCACTGAACAGCAGGTAAGACTCAGACTCAAGGAGTTAGAGCAGCTGGGCTATGTCATGATCCGCCAGGGGAGATCCGGTACACATATTACAGAGAAGGGACTGGAAACTATGGTTTAA
- the yfcC gene encoding putative basic amino acid antiporter YfcC, protein MKEKNRAWKVPHTFVIVFFVVLLAAIVTYLVPVGQFQTEEVTYTQNGEESTKTVLVPDSFEIVKDEEGNPVRQGTSLFESGGEAGFLNYVFEGLVSGDKWGSAVGVVAFILIIGGAFGIIMKTRAIEEGILSVIDKTKGKEILIIPIMFFLFSLGGAVFGMGEEAIAFAMILVPLMVALGYDAITGVMITYVATQIGFATSWMNPFSVAIAQGVSGVPVMSGASFRIGMWAVFTLIGIIYTWRYAAGIKKDPLKSVSYESDSYFRKEMKTGELKVRFTLGHGLVLLTIAAGIAWIVWGVVKHAYYIPEIASQFFTIGLAAGLIAVFFKLNNMKVDDIAEGFIEGAKDLLPAALVVGMAKGIVIILGGDSPDAPSVLNTMLFGAGQVIGDFPAALSAWFMYLFQSVFNFFVVSGSGQAALTMPLMAPLADIAGVSRQVAVLAFQLGDGLTNIFVPTSAALLGALGAARLDWGTWAKFIIKFLLLLMGVSSIFVIGAVLIGF, encoded by the coding sequence ATGAAAGAAAAAAACAGAGCCTGGAAAGTGCCTCACACGTTTGTCATCGTTTTCTTTGTTGTCCTTCTGGCAGCCATTGTTACATATTTGGTTCCAGTTGGACAATTCCAGACGGAAGAAGTAACTTATACGCAAAACGGGGAAGAGTCTACAAAGACAGTATTGGTTCCCGACAGCTTTGAAATAGTGAAAGATGAAGAAGGAAATCCTGTCCGCCAGGGGACAAGCCTGTTTGAGTCTGGGGGAGAAGCCGGGTTTTTAAATTATGTTTTTGAAGGACTTGTATCAGGAGATAAATGGGGATCCGCAGTAGGAGTAGTAGCATTCATATTAATCATTGGCGGAGCATTCGGAATTATAATGAAAACCCGTGCTATTGAAGAAGGCATTTTAAGTGTAATTGACAAGACAAAAGGCAAAGAAATCTTAATCATTCCGATTATGTTTTTCCTGTTCTCACTTGGAGGAGCCGTTTTTGGCATGGGAGAGGAAGCTATTGCGTTTGCAATGATCCTTGTTCCTCTTATGGTTGCACTTGGCTATGATGCGATCACAGGTGTGATGATCACCTATGTGGCAACTCAAATTGGGTTTGCCACCTCTTGGATGAACCCTTTCAGTGTGGCCATTGCCCAGGGGGTTTCGGGAGTTCCTGTTATGTCTGGCGCATCGTTTCGCATAGGCATGTGGGCTGTTTTTACGTTAATAGGCATTATCTATACATGGAGATATGCAGCTGGAATTAAAAAGGATCCATTAAAATCAGTAAGCTATGAATCAGACAGCTATTTCAGAAAAGAAATGAAAACGGGGGAGCTGAAGGTCCGATTTACTCTTGGACATGGTCTTGTTCTATTAACCATAGCAGCCGGAATCGCCTGGATTGTATGGGGTGTTGTGAAACATGCATATTATATCCCGGAAATAGCCTCGCAATTTTTTACGATCGGATTGGCAGCGGGACTAATTGCTGTCTTCTTCAAGCTTAATAATATGAAGGTAGATGATATTGCTGAAGGATTCATTGAAGGGGCAAAAGATCTTCTGCCTGCAGCATTAGTTGTAGGGATGGCAAAAGGAATTGTCATTATATTAGGCGGTGACAGCCCGGATGCGCCATCTGTACTGAATACAATGCTCTTTGGAGCAGGCCAGGTAATAGGAGACTTCCCTGCAGCCTTGTCGGCGTGGTTTATGTATCTTTTCCAATCCGTCTTTAATTTCTTTGTTGTTTCCGGATCAGGCCAGGCAGCTCTTACGATGCCGCTGATGGCGCCGCTGGCTGATATTGCAGGTGTATCAAGGCAGGTTGCGGTGCTTGCTTTCCAGCTTGGAGATGGTTTGACAAATATTTTTGTTCCTACTTCTGCAGCTCTTCTGGGGGCCCTTGGAGCAGCAAGGCTGGACTGGGGAACATGGGCAAAATTCATCATCAAATTTTTGCTGCTCCTCATGGGGGTTTCATCAATATTCGTGATTGGCGCAGTATTAATCGGTTTTTAA
- the iadA gene encoding beta-aspartyl-peptidase, whose protein sequence is MLTLIKNAEIYSPHFLGKNDMLLVHNKIGYIRDSIELPDLSFADIEVIEAEGKIAVPGFIDSHVHIIGGGGEGSYKTRTPEIQLTDATLSGITTLVGVIGTDGTTRTMASLIAKARALEEEGITCYVQTGSYQVPVKTLTGKIEDDLILIDKIIGVGEIAIADHRSSQPTVEEMAKIASAARVGGMLSGKAGIVNVHVGDSYDHLKLLEDIAENTDIPIKQFYPTHINRNPHLFEAGIRYAKKGGYVDFTTSSIPKFLEEGEVKCSKALRIMLDEGVPAGQITFTSDGQASLPDFNEQGELIGLQIGKVSTLFSEVRDAILQEGVSMENALSVITENPASILKLHQKGKIEEGKDADLVLLNKETLAIETVFSMGRKMVEDGKAVVKGTFE, encoded by the coding sequence TTGTTAACTCTTATAAAAAACGCAGAAATTTATTCTCCGCATTTTCTTGGGAAAAATGATATGTTACTCGTTCATAATAAAATAGGCTATATCCGCGATTCCATTGAACTGCCTGATCTTTCATTTGCGGATATTGAAGTTATTGAAGCCGAAGGGAAAATAGCTGTTCCGGGTTTTATCGATTCACATGTTCATATCATCGGAGGCGGCGGTGAGGGGAGCTATAAAACCCGGACACCGGAAATCCAGCTGACAGATGCTACACTGTCTGGCATCACTACCCTGGTGGGTGTCATTGGTACAGACGGAACAACTCGGACCATGGCTAGTCTTATTGCAAAAGCCCGGGCACTTGAAGAAGAAGGAATTACCTGTTATGTCCAGACGGGTTCTTATCAGGTGCCGGTAAAAACGCTGACTGGAAAAATTGAAGATGATCTCATTCTGATTGACAAGATTATCGGTGTCGGAGAAATTGCGATCGCAGATCACCGTTCTTCCCAGCCAACGGTTGAAGAGATGGCCAAAATTGCTTCAGCTGCACGAGTGGGCGGCATGCTTTCAGGTAAAGCGGGAATTGTAAATGTCCATGTGGGTGATAGTTATGATCATTTAAAGCTCCTGGAAGACATTGCGGAGAACACGGATATACCAATCAAACAATTCTACCCGACACATATTAACCGAAATCCGCATTTATTTGAAGCTGGCATACGTTATGCCAAAAAAGGGGGCTATGTCGATTTCACGACAAGCTCCATACCAAAGTTTCTCGAAGAAGGGGAAGTAAAATGCAGCAAGGCCCTCAGGATCATGCTGGACGAAGGGGTTCCTGCTGGACAAATAACGTTTACTTCAGACGGACAGGCCAGCCTGCCTGATTTCAATGAACAGGGAGAACTAATTGGCCTGCAAATCGGCAAAGTTTCCACACTTTTTTCCGAAGTGCGGGATGCGATCCTTCAAGAAGGGGTCTCCATGGAAAATGCACTGTCTGTCATTACCGAAAATCCAGCGTCTATCCTCAAGCTTCACCAAAAAGGCAAGATTGAGGAAGGGAAAGATGCAGACCTTGTGCTTTTGAATAAAGAAACACTGGCAATTGAAACCGTTTTTTCCATGGGAAGAAAAATGGTTGAAGATGGTAAGGCTGTTGTGAAAGGAACCTTTGAATAA
- a CDS encoding MurR/RpiR family transcriptional regulator, with amino-acid sequence MILKETIEKEFNNLSKGQQKAAKYLLDYPKDFAVKSAGEIGKRIGVSETTVIRFCYSIQLSGFSELQKMVREQLLKANSTLGQYFTSKVELAEKPEFLASVMEKDCLHIRETLENISQDDFDVLVKRLIKTKTVYVTGLRSSFAAASWLSFTLGVVRGNAKLIRPDTDDLLLTVTEMDQDATFIAISFDRYMKDTIKMAELAKKQGAFVIGFTDSAIAPIKEHADLLFQIHSSEKSTIDAAPALFSFLNAVIAGVSIQDRDRFQARKEQYEKLDSEHFFIQPGGKLD; translated from the coding sequence ATGATATTAAAAGAAACAATAGAAAAAGAATTTAATAATCTCTCCAAGGGCCAGCAGAAGGCAGCGAAGTATTTGCTGGACTATCCGAAGGATTTTGCCGTAAAGTCTGCGGGTGAGATCGGCAAAAGAATCGGGGTCAGTGAAACGACAGTCATCCGTTTCTGTTATTCCATTCAGCTTTCCGGCTTTTCTGAGCTTCAGAAGATGGTAAGGGAACAGCTTTTGAAGGCGAATAGCACACTGGGGCAGTATTTTACGAGTAAGGTGGAACTGGCCGAAAAGCCGGAGTTCCTGGCAAGTGTGATGGAGAAGGATTGTCTCCATATCAGGGAAACGCTTGAGAACATAAGCCAGGATGATTTTGATGTTTTAGTGAAACGTTTGATCAAGACGAAAACGGTCTATGTTACAGGATTGCGGTCTTCTTTTGCGGCAGCGAGCTGGCTTTCTTTTACCCTTGGTGTAGTCAGGGGAAATGCGAAGCTGATCCGGCCGGATACAGATGATCTGCTGTTGACGGTCACTGAAATGGATCAAGATGCGACGTTTATTGCCATTTCATTCGACCGTTATATGAAGGATACGATCAAAATGGCCGAATTGGCGAAAAAGCAGGGAGCTTTTGTGATTGGCTTTACCGATTCAGCAATCGCGCCAATTAAAGAGCATGCCGATTTGCTTTTTCAGATCCATTCATCGGAAAAATCGACGATTGATGCGGCACCAGCCTTATTTTCCTTTCTGAATGCAGTAATTGCAGGGGTGTCCATTCAAGATCGTGACCGATTCCAAGCAAGGAAAGAACAATATGAAAAGCTGGACAGTGAGCATTTTTTTATTCAGCCGGGAGGGAAGTTGGATTGA
- a CDS encoding M20 peptidase aminoacylase family protein — protein sequence MKEMIEEFRPALEMVFTHLHKHPEVSWREYKTTEYLQKFLECRGFKVQLFGDCPGLVVEVGEGSPCVALRADMDALWQEVDGKFQANHSCGHDAHMTMGVGAMLLLQKTGFPKKGKLKFIFQPAEEKGAGALKMIEHGVLDDVDYLYGVHLRPIQEIRDGEASGAIYHGAARFLTGEIIGEDAHGARPHLGQNAIEIGASFIHEIKNIHLDPMVPHTAKMTKFHAGSDSGNIIPGKASFSLDLRAQTNEVINALSEKIETITEYLSNLYGVRITLETKANVAAAEVDEEAQYLLEKAIIDVLGAGQLREPIVTSGGEDFHFYTLKKPNIKATMLGLGCDLQPGLHHPDMTFNREAIYRGVEILARAVMATLEKEE from the coding sequence TTGAAGGAAATGATTGAAGAGTTTAGACCCGCATTAGAGATGGTATTTACTCATCTTCACAAACATCCGGAAGTCAGCTGGAGGGAATATAAGACAACCGAATACCTGCAGAAATTTCTGGAGTGCCGGGGATTCAAAGTTCAGCTGTTTGGGGATTGCCCCGGTTTAGTTGTTGAAGTGGGGGAAGGGAGTCCGTGTGTTGCGCTGAGAGCGGATATGGACGCACTTTGGCAGGAGGTGGACGGCAAGTTTCAGGCGAATCATTCCTGCGGCCATGATGCCCACATGACGATGGGGGTCGGGGCGATGCTGCTGCTTCAAAAAACAGGATTCCCTAAAAAAGGAAAGTTGAAATTCATCTTTCAGCCGGCTGAAGAAAAGGGCGCCGGTGCTCTGAAAATGATTGAGCATGGCGTGCTGGATGATGTGGATTACCTGTATGGTGTACATCTTAGACCCATCCAGGAAATTAGAGACGGGGAAGCATCGGGAGCCATTTACCATGGTGCCGCAAGATTTCTGACCGGGGAAATTATCGGGGAAGACGCCCATGGCGCACGTCCGCATCTTGGCCAGAATGCCATCGAGATTGGCGCTTCCTTTATTCATGAAATCAAAAATATTCATTTGGATCCAATGGTTCCCCATACGGCTAAGATGACAAAGTTTCATGCGGGCAGTGACTCAGGCAATATCATACCAGGAAAAGCTTCCTTCAGTTTAGACCTGAGAGCTCAAACCAATGAAGTGATCAACGCACTGTCTGAAAAAATTGAAACGATCACGGAGTATTTATCCAACCTCTATGGAGTCAGGATTACACTTGAGACGAAAGCGAATGTGGCAGCAGCTGAAGTAGATGAAGAAGCGCAGTATTTACTTGAAAAGGCCATAATCGATGTTCTCGGAGCCGGCCAGTTAAGGGAGCCTATCGTGACTTCCGGCGGGGAAGACTTCCATTTTTATACCCTGAAAAAGCCGAATATTAAGGCGACGATGCTCGGATTGGGCTGTGACCTGCAGCCGGGGCTGCATCATCCGGACATGACGTTCAATCGGGAAGCGATTTACAGAGGAGTGGAAATACTGGCCAGGGCGGTAATGGCCACTTTGGAAAAGGAGGAGTGA
- a CDS encoding GNAT family N-acetyltransferase — protein MAAVTIDLRVLKTASDMSLIQKLEETIWNMAPLPVHQTITAAQNGGLLLGAFIEEELVGFSYGFPGFNKGKGYLCSHMLGIHPDHQDKGLGALLKQKQKELAAEMGYDLITWTFDPLESRNAYLNLSKLNAVCSTYVENCYGDMDDNLNHGLPTDRLKVEWWITSSHVEERVSIETAFAKDPFDWGVSEDNFPVLLNTEWEACGGPVLVPIPANFQAIKNQNFELAMDWRFKTRGIFQALFSKGYAMAGFLKSAEGPIHYYELVQRDELKLN, from the coding sequence ATGGCTGCTGTAACAATTGATTTGCGGGTATTAAAGACAGCAAGCGATATGTCTCTTATTCAAAAGCTGGAGGAGACAATCTGGAACATGGCTCCCCTGCCGGTTCATCAAACCATTACAGCTGCCCAGAACGGCGGGCTTCTCCTCGGGGCATTTATAGAAGAAGAACTGGTGGGGTTCAGCTACGGTTTTCCTGGTTTCAACAAGGGAAAAGGATATTTATGCTCTCATATGCTCGGCATTCATCCTGACCATCAGGATAAGGGTCTTGGCGCATTATTAAAGCAGAAGCAAAAGGAACTGGCCGCTGAGATGGGATATGACCTGATCACCTGGACGTTTGATCCGCTTGAAAGCCGGAATGCTTACTTGAACCTGTCAAAGCTGAATGCGGTTTGCTCCACATATGTGGAGAATTGCTATGGAGATATGGATGACAATTTGAATCATGGACTGCCGACAGACCGGTTAAAGGTGGAATGGTGGATTACTAGTTCACATGTGGAGGAGCGAGTGAGTATTGAAACAGCTTTTGCCAAGGATCCGTTTGATTGGGGAGTATCAGAGGACAACTTTCCTGTTTTATTAAATACGGAGTGGGAGGCTTGTGGCGGACCTGTGCTTGTTCCGATTCCGGCAAACTTTCAAGCTATTAAAAACCAAAATTTCGAGCTTGCGATGGACTGGCGCTTCAAAACCAGAGGGATTTTTCAGGCGTTATTTTCAAAAGGGTACGCCATGGCGGGTTTTCTAAAAAGTGCGGAAGGCCCGATACACTACTATGAATTAGTTCAAAGAGACGAGCTTAAACTCAACTAA
- the menC gene encoding o-succinylbenzoate synthase yields the protein MKVTEVVLRHMKMRMKAPFTTSFGTFQDKEFLLLEAKDENGVSGWGESVAFHSPWYNEETLKTNWHMLEDFIIPNLLNKEMEHPDEVSETLSYIRKNNMAKSAFEGAVWDLYAKQKGIPLAKALGGTANEIEVGISIGIQDRVEDLLNLIAEYVEDGYKRIKVKIKPGWDVEVMREVRKHFPDIALMADANSAYTLKDIELLKQLDEFDLMMIEQPLASDDIIDHAVLQRELKTPVCLDESIHSYEDARKAIELGSCKIINIKIGRVGGLTESKKIHDLCQERGIPVWCGGMLESGIGRAHNIALTTLSNFIMPGDTAASSRYWEKDLIEPEVTVEDGMIKVPEISGLGYEPSYETIREFTVFEKRFALEELSKQA from the coding sequence ATGAAAGTGACAGAAGTCGTATTGAGGCATATGAAAATGAGAATGAAAGCACCATTTACAACAAGCTTTGGCACATTTCAGGATAAAGAATTTCTTTTATTGGAAGCGAAGGATGAGAACGGTGTGAGCGGCTGGGGAGAATCAGTTGCCTTTCATTCACCATGGTATAACGAAGAAACGCTGAAAACGAACTGGCACATGCTTGAAGATTTCATTATTCCGAATCTATTAAACAAAGAAATGGAACACCCTGATGAAGTGTCGGAAACCCTCTCTTACATACGGAAAAACAATATGGCGAAATCGGCATTTGAAGGGGCTGTTTGGGACTTATATGCCAAGCAGAAGGGGATTCCGCTGGCGAAGGCTCTTGGCGGGACAGCGAATGAGATTGAGGTTGGAATCAGCATAGGGATTCAGGATCGTGTTGAGGACTTACTGAACCTGATTGCTGAATATGTAGAGGATGGCTACAAACGAATTAAAGTGAAAATCAAGCCGGGCTGGGATGTTGAGGTCATGAGGGAAGTGAGAAAGCATTTCCCGGATATAGCGCTTATGGCGGATGCAAACTCGGCCTACACACTTAAAGATATTGAACTGTTAAAACAGCTGGATGAATTTGATTTGATGATGATCGAGCAGCCGCTGGCATCTGATGACATTATTGACCATGCTGTCCTCCAGAGGGAACTTAAAACACCGGTCTGCCTTGATGAAAGCATCCATTCCTATGAGGATGCCCGTAAGGCGATTGAACTTGGAAGCTGCAAAATTATTAATATTAAAATCGGCCGTGTCGGGGGCTTAACAGAATCCAAAAAAATTCATGACCTCTGCCAGGAACGGGGCATCCCGGTATGGTGCGGAGGCATGCTGGAATCCGGCATCGGCAGGGCGCACAATATTGCCTTAACCACACTATCAAACTTTATTATGCCAGGGGACACAGCTGCATCATCCCGCTATTGGGAGAAGGATCTGATTGAACCTGAAGTAACCGTTGAAGATGGAATGATCAAGGTTCCTGAAATATCCGGACTCGGGTATGAACCGAGTTATGAAACTATTAGGGAGTTTACTGTTTTTGAAAAGAGATTTGCGTTGGAGGAGCTAAGTAAACAAGCGTGA
- a CDS encoding YkvI family membrane protein — protein sequence MKKSIQIAGAFIGVIVGAGFASGQEILQFFTGFGWMGIAGGVLATIFFAFLGMNLTQLGSRLQTDSHKDVIYHICGKYLGMAVDFIITFFLFGVAAVMLAGSGSIFEEQFGIPSMAGNIIMAVLTILTVCLNIQKVISIISLVTPFLLIMVVIISGYALSTMGLDFSEIQKLAESQTPAASNWFMGGLLYVSYNIAAGAAMLAVMGGTTKDEKQAGLGGILGGVGLGVLILLINVAMLVKMDVVEGSPMPILALANEVSPAFGLLMFAVLLGMIYNTAVGMLYAFTARIVKRENPKFNIFAVLFGAAAFGASFIGFITLVGTVYPLMGYLGFTLIAAIVFTWFKGKRKAVERIGSGVVLKQ from the coding sequence TTGAAAAAGAGTATTCAGATTGCCGGGGCCTTTATTGGGGTCATTGTCGGAGCAGGCTTTGCTTCGGGGCAGGAGATATTGCAGTTTTTTACGGGCTTTGGCTGGATGGGAATTGCCGGAGGTGTGCTCGCGACTATTTTCTTTGCTTTTCTCGGCATGAATTTAACGCAGCTTGGCAGCCGACTGCAGACAGATTCCCATAAAGATGTGATTTACCATATTTGCGGAAAGTATCTTGGGATGGCAGTTGATTTTATCATTACATTCTTCCTTTTTGGGGTGGCCGCTGTCATGCTTGCCGGCTCGGGATCGATCTTCGAAGAGCAGTTCGGCATCCCGAGCATGGCCGGGAATATCATTATGGCTGTGTTAACGATCCTGACTGTATGTCTGAACATCCAAAAAGTCATTTCGATTATCAGCCTGGTGACTCCATTTCTTCTGATCATGGTGGTTATCATTAGCGGTTACGCTCTAAGCACGATGGGGCTGGATTTCTCGGAAATTCAGAAATTGGCGGAAAGCCAAACGCCAGCTGCGTCCAATTGGTTTATGGGCGGATTGCTATATGTTTCTTATAATATCGCGGCTGGTGCAGCCATGCTTGCTGTCATGGGTGGCACTACAAAAGATGAAAAGCAGGCTGGCTTGGGCGGCATCCTGGGCGGTGTTGGACTGGGTGTCCTGATTTTACTGATCAATGTAGCCATGCTGGTCAAAATGGATGTGGTTGAAGGATCCCCAATGCCGATCCTTGCCCTTGCAAATGAAGTCTCGCCGGCATTTGGATTGTTAATGTTCGCAGTCCTGCTGGGCATGATCTACAACACAGCTGTTGGGATGCTGTATGCCTTCACTGCAAGGATTGTAAAAAGAGAGAATCCTAAATTCAATATCTTCGCTGTATTATTTGGAGCTGCCGCTTTTGGCGCCAGTTTCATCGGCTTCATCACTTTGGTTGGAACGGTTTATCCTTTAATGGGGTACTTAGGATTTACTTTGATTGCGGCGATTGTGTTTACATGGTTTAAGGGGAAAAGGAAGGCTGTTGAGAGGATTGGAAGCGGGGTTGTTTTAAAACAGTAG